CGTGGGGATGATCGAGGCCCGCGCCCAACTGCTCACGTCGTTGGGCTTCGCGGCGCTCCTGTGTGCGTACGCGTTCCGGTGGCGGGAGTGGAGCGCCGCGACTGCGGCGCAGGTGCTTGTGGTGCTGGGCATCGGCGGCGGTCTCCGCTGGCTGCAGGTGACGTATCCCGCCTGGCTCGCGGCCGCATCGCTCACTGCGCTGGCCTTCGGCGTCCTGTCGGTGATCCTGGGTGTCCTGCGCAGGGGAGCCTTGTGGCAGACGGGCGCGCGCGGGCTGGCCCACGTGCTGGCCGCCGGCGCGCTCGTGTGGGCATTCTTGGGCGTCGTCGCGGCGGTGCACGCGAAGGCCGGAGAAGGTCTGGTCTACACGCTGGCCATCGTGGGCCTGCTCTACCTGCTGCTCGCCATCAAGGACCGGCAGGAGTGGCTCGGCTACCTCGCCGTCGCCATGCTGGAACTCGCCTGGGGTCTCTTCTTGCTGCGCAGACTTCAGGTGACCGAGATCCAGGCGTACGCGATTCCCTCATCGCTATATCTCCTCGGCATAGGGGTGGTGGAGCGACGGATGCGCCGGCCGACGCTCGCGCGGTTCATCGAGGTCGCGGGCCTCATTCTGCTGCTGGGCTCTGCGTTCTGGCAGTCCGTGACCGGCGGAGGGTTCTGGTACGCGGTTCTGCTGGCGGTCGAGGCGGTCGCGGTGGCCTGGGCCGGCGCGGCGTGGCGCCTGCGTCACTACTTCTTCAGCGGCATCGGGATGCTGCTGGTGAACGTCGTCGCCCAGGTCATCGATCCCCTGCGTGCGCTCGACAAGACGATCTTGTTCCTATCGCTTGGCGTGCTGCTGGTGCTCATCGCGGTGGCCGCGGAACGCAAGCGGGAGGCGATCATTCGGACCACGCGCGAGTGGCGCTCGCGGCTGGAGGCATGGGAGTGACCGAGGGCGTGATCCGGGTCGAAGTCCCCGCCGGTTTCTGGCCCCGGCTGCTCGCGTTCTGCCTCGATGCCATCGCTGCGGGTCTCCTCGAATCCCAACTGGCCGATGCGTTGCCTCCCGGACTGGTCACGGTGGCGTACTTCTGGCTGCTGACCGGCATCCTGGGGCGAACGCCCGGCAAGATCGTCCTTGGCATCGAACTGGTCGGGCCAGAGGGCAAGGTGGGTCTTGGCCGCGCGTTCCTGCGCGAGGTCATCGGAAAGCTGATCGGCGCGGTGGCGTTCGGGCTCGGTCTGCTGTGGATCGCGTTCGATCCGCAGAAGCGCGGGTGGCACGACGTGATCGCCGACACCAGGGCGGTGCGCGTGAGCACGACGCTGTGGGCGGCCGCCTGGGAGAGCGAGATCGCCGGCCTGCTCGCCGATCGCGGCGAGGCCCGCGCCGAGTGGCTGGTCAGGGTCTTGCCCGAGAGTCGCGAAGCGGCGCTCCGAGGGTTCGCCGTCAAGCACGCGCGGGGCGTGACGCTGTCGGAGGGAGTGCTCACGCCGACGGGTGAGGTCGAATGGTTCTGACGCGCGCGGGCATCCGCTGGTGTCTCGCCGTTCTGGCTCTGCTTTCCCTGGCCTTGGTGCTGGGGGTCGAGCTGGGACTGCGGGACGGGCGAGAATCCGGCGCGGGGTGGATCCGTCATCCCTGGGCGGACCTGCGCGGTCCCGCGCAGCTGGTCGCGGCGTTGAGCGTTGGTGCGCTGTTGCTGTCGGTCCTCCTTGCGGGACGGCAGCGTCCTCCAAGCACGGCCCTGGTTCCCGTGGAGACTGTTGTCGAGCACCGGACCTTCTCGGCGCCGGTCAAGGCACTGCTGCTGGGCATCAGCGCGGTGATGGCGGTGGTCGGTGGCCTGGCGTTCGCGGGAATCGACGTGCTTCTCGCACTCACACACTCCGAGTTGGCGTTTGCGCTGGCCGTCGGCTGTCTGGTCGGCGGGATCATCACGGTCGTGCAGGTGCGTCACTCGCTCGCCGGGAGACCGGCAC
This DNA window, taken from Armatimonadota bacterium, encodes the following:
- a CDS encoding RDD family protein; translation: MGVTEGVIRVEVPAGFWPRLLAFCLDAIAAGLLESQLADALPPGLVTVAYFWLLTGILGRTPGKIVLGIELVGPEGKVGLGRAFLREVIGKLIGAVAFGLGLLWIAFDPQKRGWHDVIADTRAVRVSTTLWAAAWESEIAGLLADRGEARAEWLVRVLPESREAALRGFAVKHARGVTLSEGVLTPTGEVEWF